In Lotus japonicus ecotype B-129 chromosome 5, LjGifu_v1.2, one genomic interval encodes:
- the LOC130720031 gene encoding uncharacterized protein LOC130720031 translates to MASASSTKVTMKLLVDTKNQKVLFAEASKPVIDFLFNLLCLPVGTVVRLLTKDDMVGSLGNLYKSVENLNDNYMIPNQDKDVLLKPKAPISSTQIAGLLPAANDNVAEDNLGLSFFMCPNRCENYVTCDNTTRCPRRSYHCGQTMNVKLNYIGKKIVTDDQGSSIKSGFVKEIVTFMVLDDLVVEPMSTISSITLLNKFNIKEVGVLQEKVVELGMAEGIKILKASLQSKTVLTSVFLKKEY, encoded by the exons ATGGCTTCTGCTTCTTCCACTAAAGTGACCATGAAACTTCTAGTTGACACAAAGAATCAGAAAGTGCTTTTCGCTGAAGCTTCAAAACCTGTTatagacttcctcttcaatttGCTCTGTCTCCCTGTTGGAACTGTGGTTAGGCTCCTGACCAAAGATGACATGGTTGGCAGCTTGGGAAATCTATACAAAAGTGTGGAAAATCTCAATGACAACTACATGATACCAAACCAAGACAAAGATGTTCTGTTAAAGCCAAAAGCTCCCATCTCTTCAACTCAAATAGCTGGCCTTCTTCCTGCTGCAAACGATAACGTTGCTGAAGACAACCTAGGACTTTCCTTCTTCATGTGCCCGAATCGTTGTGAGAATTATGTTACATGTGATAACACAACTCGTTGTCCTCGGCGGTCGTACCACTGCGGCCAAACTATGAACgtgaaattaaattatattggaAAAAAGATTGTTACTGATGATCAGGGAAGTTCCATAAAGAGTGGGTTTGTGAAAGAGATAGTGACTTTcatggtgttggatgatttagTGGTTGAGCCAATGTCAACCATTTCAAGCATTACCTTGCTCAACAAGTTCAATATCAAAGAGGTCGGTGTCTTGCAAGAGAAGGTGGTTGAGTTGGGCATGGCTGAG GGTATCAAGATTCTTAAGGCTTCTCTGCAGTCCAAGACCGTTTTGACAAGTGTGTTCCTCAAGAAAGAATATTGA
- the LOC130720758 gene encoding seed linoleate 9S-lipoxygenase-3-like, translating into MYDLYEGGIKLPTYILNKINPLPVLKEVFRTDGEQFLKFPPAKVIQDWNTDEEFAREIIAGVNPGLDHILQEFPPKSKLDSEVYGDRTRTITKEQIELNLDGLTADQTIQNKKLFLLDHHFSCSEDRTFTKGPLLES; encoded by the exons ATGTATGACTTATATGAAGGGGGAATTAAGCTGCCTACATATATACTGAATAAAATTAATCCTTTACCAGTGTTAAAGGAAGTCTTCAGAACTGATGGTGAACAATTCCTCAAGTTTCCACCTGCTAAAGTGATTCAAG ATTGGAATACTGATGAAGAATTTGCAAGAGAGATCATTGCTGGTGTAAATCCTGGTTTAGATCACATCCTTCAA GAGTTTCCTCCAAAAAGTAAGCTAGACAGTGAAGTCTATGGGGATCGTACAAGAACAATAACCAAAGAACAAATAGAGCTTAACTTAGATGGGCTCACTGCAGATCAG ACTATCCAGAACAAGAAATTGTTCCTGCTAGATCACCATTTCAGCTGTTCGGAAGATAGGACCTTTACTAAAG GTCCTCTCTTAGAATCTTGA
- the LOC130720032 gene encoding uncharacterized protein LOC130720032 — protein sequence MASSPSKKDLASSSTDKLTMKLLIDTKDQKVLFAEASKPVIDFLFNLLCLPIGTVVRLLNQNGMVGCLGNLYKSVENLKDNYMVPNQDKDVLLKPKATISSTEIGGLLPANYDDSKDNLGSSFFICRNSGCPIRVTCYNTTPCPQCGRAMNYRVDYAGKKVANDKGNSIKSGFVKDMVPFMVMDDLVVEPMSTISSITLLNKFNVKDVGALQEMVVELGMDEGVKLLKASLESNMVLTSLFIKKTNVEVEKKSEENIIEKDIVMKEAPKKKRRRRML from the exons ATGGCTTCCTCACCATCAAAAAAAGATCTGGCCTCTTCCAGTACTGATAAATTGACCATGAAACTTCTGATTGACACAAAGGATCAGAAGGTTCTCTTCGCTGAAGCATCCAAACCTGTTATAGATTTTCTCTTTAACCTGCTCTGCCTTCCCATTGGAACTGTAGTGAGGCTACTCAACCAGAATGGCATGGTAGGTTGCTTGGGAAATCTTTACAAAAGTGTGGAAAATCTCAAGGACAACTACATGGTACCAAACCAAGATAAGGATGTTCTGTTAAAGCCAAAAGCTACCATTTCTTCAACTGAAATCGGTGGCCTTCTTCCCGCAAACTATGACGATTCCAAAGACAACCTAGGATCTTCCTTCTTTATATGCCGGAATAGTGGTTGTCCTATACGTGTGACATGTTATAACACAACTCCTTGTCCTCAATGTGGTCGAGCTATGAACTATAGAGTAGATTATGCAGGAAAGAAGGTTGCTAATGATAAGGGAAATTCCATAAAGAGTGGGTTTGTGAAAGATATGGTACCTTTCATGGTCATGGACGATTTAGTGGTTGAGCCAATGTCAACCATATCAAGCATTACATTGCTGAATAAGTTCAATGTCAAAGATGTTGGTGCCTTGCAAGAAATGGTTGTTGAGCTGGGGATGGATGAG GGTGTTAAGTTGCTTAAGGCTTCTCTGGAGTCCAACATGGTTTTGACAAGTTTGTTTATCAAGAAGACTAAT gtGGAAGTGGAAAAGAAGAGCGAGGAAAACATTATTGAGAAGGATATTGTGATGAAGGAGGCCccgaaaaagaaaagaagaagaagaatgttaTGA